Proteins from one Salmo salar chromosome ssa29, Ssal_v3.1, whole genome shotgun sequence genomic window:
- the LOC106590130 gene encoding serine/threonine-protein kinase pim-3: MKRKCRVNVDGGEHPTKNRSSQHAITKRVSLVLPCTQLTQSTLQKLQIESEADWPTPMETRAISKMPRRKGLPTPKMEDKGTQCDMGSKRKRMTSFQDLDSDDLRTAKKIKVTVASGPYSSIGSSTSTDTSTSSERTDSKCSEVCDKYKTKVRRNPPRRASFTSLYNVGKLLGQGGCGSVYEGTRKEDGREVAIKYIPKGVSEYYLTIPGTTYRLPLEVALMQIVSRPPVCEHVLELVDWFEQPKKFILVLERPTSCMDLYDYCEMMGGKLNEAMARVIMLQVVLAVRHCRDRGVIHRDIKVENLLVQTDTLNVKLIDFGCGDLLREKLFRDFAGTTEFSPPEWVLDGMYQGRKATIWSLGVLLFGLVNGDLPFRKEAEIIRGRLRFKRGISKECRDLVRWCLKQDPLKRPVLEQILLHDWLSDRARP; encoded by the exons ATGAAGAGGAAGTGCAGGGTCAATGTGGACGGGGGCGAACACCCAACCAAAAATCGGTCCAGCCAGCATGCCATAACCAAAAGGGTTTCATTGGTGCTCCCTTGTACTCAATTGACACAGAGCACTCTCCAGAAACTGCAGATTGAGAGTGAGGCTGACTGGCCCACTCCTATGGAGACCAGGGCAATTTCAAAGATGCCAAGGAGAAAGGGCCTACCAACCCCCAAGATGGAGGACAAGGGAACCCAATGCGACATGGGATCAAAGAGGAAAAGGATGACTAGTTTCCAAGATTTGGATTCAGACGACCTTAGGACTGCTAAGAAGATCAAGGTCACCGTGGCATCCGGACCATACAGCTCCATTGGCTCCTCCACATCAACAGACACATCCACCAGCAGCGAGAGAACCGACTCCAAATGTTCAGAAGTCTGCGATAAATACAAGACCAAAGTCCGACGCAACCCACCACGCAGAG CCAGTTTCACCTCGCTCTATAACGTGGGCAAGTTGCTGGGACAAGGAGGCTGTGGGTCCGTCTATGAGGGAACACGAAAGGAAGATGGGAGAGAA GTCGCCATTAAGTACATCCCTAAGGGTGTATCGGAGTACTACCTCACAATC CCTGGAACAACGTACCGGCTGCCCCTGGAGGTAGCCCTGATGCAGATCGTGTCGCGGCCACCTGTCTGTGAACACGTGCTGGAGCTGGTGGATTGGTTCGAGCAGCCCAAGAAGTTCATCCTGGTCCTGGAGCGTCCCACTTCCTGCATGGACCTGTACGACTACTGTGAGATGATGGGTGGGAAGCTCAACGAGGCCATGGCGAGGGTCATCATGCTCCAGGTGGTTCTGGCGGTACGGCACTGCCGCGACCGCGGCGTCATCCACCGTGACATCAAAGTGGAGAACCTGCTGGTGCAGACGGACACTCTGAACGTCAAGCTCATCGACTTCGGCTGCGGGGATCTGCTGAGGGAGAAACTCTTCAGGGACTTTGCTG GCACTACAGAGTTCTCCCCCCCTGAGTGGGTTCTGGATGGGATGTACCAGGGGCGCAAAGCCACCATCTGGTCCCTGGGTGTGCTTCTGTTTGGCCTGGTCAACGGTGACCTGCCCTTCAGGAAGGAGGCCGAAATCATCCGAGGACGCCTGCGCTTCAAGAGAGGGATCTCCAAAG AATGCAGAGACCTGGTCCGCTGGTGCCTCAAGCAAGACCCTCTGAAGAGGCCCGTCCTGGAACAGATCCTCCTGCACGACTGGCTGTCGGACCGGGCTCGCCCCTAA